Proteins encoded by one window of Streptomyces sp. NBC_01477:
- a CDS encoding vWA domain-containing protein, producing MAGNRGNLLPIYVLADESLSMEDVIGDLNDGLRSLHRELLGEPMAAAKVRFSVLGFSDDVQERVRLVDLRAAGEFPLLRTRGMTSYQAAFEDLLSRIPRDVAELKREGYQVHRPAVFFLSDGAPNTGEDWEAVHRRLTDKSVTPVAPNVIACGIGQADARIISQVATKPEFGFVANKGVDLGQAISKFCSALTTSVISSGQSLGSAEPQLVVDRPEGFTVAIDLI from the coding sequence ATGGCTGGCAACCGGGGCAATCTGCTCCCGATCTATGTACTCGCCGACGAATCGCTGTCGATGGAGGACGTCATCGGCGACCTGAACGACGGACTGCGGTCCCTGCACCGGGAGTTGCTGGGCGAACCGATGGCCGCGGCCAAGGTGCGCTTCTCGGTGCTCGGCTTCTCCGACGACGTCCAGGAGCGGGTCCGGCTGGTGGACCTGCGGGCCGCGGGGGAGTTCCCGCTGCTGCGCACCCGCGGGATGACCAGCTACCAGGCGGCGTTCGAGGACCTGCTGTCCCGCATTCCGCGCGATGTCGCGGAGTTGAAGCGCGAGGGCTACCAGGTGCACCGGCCCGCGGTCTTCTTCCTCAGCGACGGCGCGCCCAACACCGGCGAGGACTGGGAGGCGGTGCACCGCAGGCTCACCGACAAGAGCGTGACGCCGGTCGCGCCCAATGTGATCGCCTGCGGCATCGGGCAGGCCGACGCGAGGATCATCTCGCAGGTCGCCACGAAGCCGGAGTTCGGCTTCGTGGCCAACAAGGGGGTGGACCTGGGGCAGGCCATCTCCAAGTTCTGCAGCGCGCTCACCACCAGCGTGATCTCCTCGGGCCAGTCCCTCGGGTCCGCCGAGCCGCAGCTCGTCGTGGACCGGCCGGAAGGCTTCACCGTCGCAATCGACCTGATCTGA
- a CDS encoding vWA domain-containing protein yields the protein MPEPLSLIAERKPVARMTVGPTRATSPYLAVVYATASGEVACFDGRPMTPSQQVFSKYRSRYEVDMRDHSRTVRLASNPMVARDKVHEFEVTVSFSFRINGWTGAEQWVRGGLPDVLPVVYGYINGLFHGAGQGYDIEDSFGLQHDLGKLCASPVVLTQGVLVHSCQVAVRPDAKSRLYLERLLEADRRLALGEAEHEPAVSETRHGIEIEAIQQSASLAARRRESDALGDALDTAEGLIRHYLVTHPDDAATAVEMRRQLEATRAESAELQATRGLALFNTMVEKGLIQSGDLNAMRDQVVGQVQRATGTGISALAPSAVPWDAPLTLGAAPAAPAAPAAPAAAPAAPAPGPVPPPAATSPAGPAGPVGPSGLYEPTVVVPARQPPAPAAFAATALIYLVLDESVAPGALDEFNRGLGALHDALSGAPAVSATLRVCVLGMAADTVVRLEPSTVTPGTRTPILTRRPGLSYEQAFRTLRLLLPQDVALAKAEHPAVLRPMVFFVSGGVPDEGAGWREAHRELVDRAAHPTAPQIIACGLGRAEPLAVGRIATRPEFAHLAAPHTDAASAAHSCAAFLRDCVAGYGRRLAAGSSEFTLIGPDGFRPAADAI from the coding sequence GTGCCAGAGCCGCTGTCCCTGATCGCCGAACGCAAGCCCGTAGCACGCATGACGGTGGGGCCGACCAGGGCGACAAGCCCGTACCTGGCGGTCGTCTACGCCACCGCCTCCGGCGAGGTCGCCTGCTTCGACGGCCGCCCGATGACCCCGTCCCAGCAGGTCTTCTCCAAATACCGCAGCCGCTACGAGGTCGACATGCGCGACCACTCCCGTACGGTGCGGCTCGCCAGCAACCCGATGGTCGCCCGCGACAAGGTCCACGAGTTCGAGGTCACCGTCTCCTTCTCCTTCCGGATCAACGGCTGGACGGGCGCCGAGCAGTGGGTGCGCGGCGGGCTGCCGGACGTCCTGCCGGTCGTCTACGGCTACATCAACGGCCTCTTCCACGGCGCAGGCCAGGGCTACGACATCGAGGACTCCTTCGGGCTCCAGCACGATCTGGGCAAGCTGTGCGCCTCGCCCGTGGTGCTGACGCAGGGCGTGCTGGTGCACAGCTGCCAGGTCGCGGTCCGCCCCGACGCCAAGTCGCGGCTTTACCTGGAGCGGCTGCTCGAAGCCGACCGCCGACTGGCGCTCGGCGAGGCGGAGCACGAGCCCGCGGTGAGCGAGACCCGGCACGGCATCGAGATCGAGGCCATCCAGCAGAGCGCGTCGCTGGCCGCCCGCCGCCGCGAGTCCGACGCCCTCGGCGACGCGCTGGACACCGCGGAGGGCCTGATCCGGCACTACCTGGTCACCCACCCGGACGACGCGGCGACCGCCGTCGAGATGCGCCGCCAGCTGGAGGCGACCCGGGCGGAGAGCGCGGAACTCCAGGCCACCCGGGGGCTCGCGCTGTTCAACACGATGGTCGAGAAGGGCCTGATCCAGTCGGGGGACCTCAACGCCATGCGCGACCAGGTGGTCGGGCAGGTGCAGCGGGCCACCGGCACCGGGATCTCGGCCCTGGCGCCGTCCGCGGTGCCGTGGGACGCCCCGCTCACCCTGGGCGCGGCCCCCGCGGCCCCCGCGGCCCCCGCGGCCCCCGCGGCGGCCCCGGCCGCCCCGGCGCCGGGACCCGTACCGCCGCCGGCCGCCACCAGCCCCGCCGGACCCGCCGGCCCGGTCGGGCCGTCCGGCCTGTACGAGCCGACCGTCGTCGTGCCCGCGCGGCAGCCGCCCGCGCCCGCGGCCTTCGCCGCCACCGCGCTGATCTACCTCGTCCTGGACGAGTCCGTCGCTCCCGGCGCGCTGGACGAGTTCAACCGCGGGCTCGGCGCGCTGCACGACGCCCTGTCCGGCGCACCCGCGGTCTCGGCGACGCTGCGGGTGTGCGTGCTGGGCATGGCCGCCGACACCGTGGTGCGCCTGGAGCCGAGCACGGTCACCCCGGGCACCCGCACCCCGATCCTGACCCGGCGGCCGGGCCTGTCGTACGAACAGGCCTTCCGCACGCTGCGGTTGCTGCTGCCGCAGGATGTGGCGCTGGCCAAGGCGGAACACCCGGCGGTGCTGCGGCCGATGGTGTTCTTCGTCAGCGGCGGCGTCCCGGACGAGGGCGCCGGCTGGCGGGAGGCGCACCGCGAACTGGTGGACCGCGCCGCCCATCCGACCGCGCCGCAGATCATCGCGTGCGGCCTGGGCCGGGCCGAGCCGCTGGCGGTCGGGCGGATCGCCACCCGCCCGGAATTCGCCCACCTCGCCGCCCCGCACACCGACGCGGCCTCGGCCGCGCACAGTTGCGCGGCCTTCCTGCGCGACTGCGTCGCCGGCTACGGCCGGCGGCTCGCCGCAGGCAGCAGCGAGTTCACCCTGATCGGCCCGGACGGCTTCCGCCCGGCGGCCGACGCCATCTGA